From one Brevundimonas sp. PAMC22021 genomic stretch:
- a CDS encoding universal stress protein produces the protein MARKFLVVADDSPEFAAALRFAARRARSTGGRVVMLRMLPDNTDAHWSGAREEIERQQREEAEALLNRLGEEAAERSGAAPVFLIEKGDAQGAIKKAVADDPEIKILVLAAGSGSRGPGPLVSAIIKHGAQLGSRKLPVTIVPGDLTEAELEDLA, from the coding sequence GTCGCTGACGACAGCCCCGAGTTCGCGGCGGCCTTGCGCTTCGCCGCGCGCCGGGCTCGTTCGACCGGCGGCCGGGTCGTCATGCTGCGGATGCTGCCGGACAATACCGACGCCCACTGGTCGGGCGCGCGCGAGGAGATCGAGCGCCAGCAGCGCGAGGAGGCCGAGGCCCTGCTGAACCGCCTGGGCGAAGAGGCGGCCGAGCGATCCGGCGCCGCGCCCGTCTTCCTGATCGAAAAGGGCGACGCCCAAGGCGCCATCAAAAAGGCGGTGGCGGACGATCCGGAGATCAAGATCCTCGTGCTGGCGGCGGGGTCCGGCTCGCGCGGACCCGGGCCGCTGGTCTCGGCCATCATCAAGCACGGGGCGCAACTGGGCAGTCGCAAGCTGCCGGTCACCATCGTGCCGGGCGACCTGACTGAAGCCGAGCTCGAGGATTTGGCTTAG